The Treponema phagedenis DNA segment GAAAAAAAAGCGGAATATGAAAAAACTGCTAAAGGAACTGTGCAGATATTTGCGGATTACAAAGAAATGCTTGATGTTTGTAATCCTGAAATTGTAACAATCGCAACAGAATCCGGCAAGCATAAAGAGATTGCCGTATATTGTCTAAATCATGGAACTCATGTTATCTGTGAAAAGCCGATGGCTTTATCCACCTCAGACGCACAGGAAATGATTGCTACGGCAAAGCAAAATAATAAAAAGCTTGCTGTTTGCTTTCAGAATCGCTTCAATGCTCCCGTTGTAAAAATGCGCGAAGCTTATGAAAAAGGACGTTTCGGCAAGATATTACATGGAATGATTCAAATACGATGGAACCGCAATGAAGAATATTACCAACAAGCAAAATGGCGAGGCACTTGGGCTCAGGACGGCGGTACGTTAATGAACCAGTGTACGCACGGCATTGACCTTTTACAGTGGATGATGGGAGAAGATGCGGTTCGCGTGCAAGCGCAAACACGGCGTTTTATGCGTCCGATTGAAGCCGAAGACTTTGGCTGTGCCATTGTAGAATTTGCATCGGGCGCTGTCGGAATTATAGAAGGCACCGCCGATGTATATCCTAAAAATTTAAACGAAACTATCAGCCTTTTCGGTACTGAAGGAACCGTTGTTATCGGCGGCTTGGCGGTAAACAAAATGGAAACGTGGCGTTTTGCCGATGCGGAAAAAGTTGGGGATACAGAAGAAAAAGTCTTAAATCCCAATGAAAAAGATCCGCCCACGGTATACGGCTTTGGGCATTCAGCTTTATTTAAAGACTTTATAGATTCGATTGAGCAAAATCGCGAACCGCTTGTTTCAGGGGAGAAAGGGAAAAAAGCACTCGAAATAATTTTAGCAATTTATAAATCACAAAAAACAGGCTTGCCTGTTACGCTTCCTTGTGAGTTTTCAACCTTAGATATGAAAGGTGTTTTTTAATTTCATAAATAATGAAAGATCTTATTATTCAAAAACTAAACCGTTTTTTTGACAAGCAAGAGACCATTATTTTAGTTCTGCTATACGGCTCCTATGCGCGCGGCAGTCAAACCGAGTTAAGTGATGTGGATCTCGCTGTTGCTGCACGGACGGATTTAAGTCTTGATGATTTTTTGACATTGCGGATGGAGCTTTCTTTATTGTTCGAAAAAGAAATTGATTTAGTTGATATACGAAAAATAGACGGTTTATTGCATTATAAAGTTTTTACTGAGGGGATTTGTATAAAAAAAACAGAAAATGACGGCAAATCACTGTTGCATAAAAACATTATGACCGCCTTGTTTTGGTATGAAGATTATTATCCGTTATATCTTCGTTCACAAAAAGTGATACTAAAAAAAGCTTTTGGTTCTGTTTAACCATGTACGATACACCAATCATAGCAGAAAAACTGCATTCGCTTGATAGATGCTTGAGCCGTATAAAAGAGCATGTACCGGTCAGTATAAAATCGCTTGAGGATGATTTTGATGTACAGGATATTATAACCCTCAATCTACAAAGGGCGGTGCAAATTTCGGTCGATATTGCATCTCATGTTTTGAGCGAGGGTTTTAATGTGCAAGCTAAAACAATGGCTGAATTGTTTTTTCTCCTTGCAGAGAAAAAACTCATTGATGAAGAGCTTGCGGTAAAATTGGCAAAAGCGGTTGGATTTAGAAACATAGCGGTACATGAATATGATAGCATAAACATGACTATTTTATACGCAATTATTACCAATGAATTAGACTGCTTTCATACATTTACTCAAATCATACTGGCTTTTTTAAATGCCTGATTAAGGAGAAGAAAAATGAACGTACCTTTTTATACTTCAACACGTGAATATCAAAACTATAAGCAGGAATTTGATTCCGCGATTTCATCCGTGCTTGAAACCGGCGATTTTATTTTAGGCAAGGCGGTAACTGAACTTGAACAAGCTGTCGCAAAGTATTGCGGCGTAAAATATGCCGTAGGGGTTGCAAACGGCAGCGATGCACTTGTTATTGCATCAGATATTTTAGGCTTTAAAGACGGCGCCGAAGTTTTAACCCCCGTGTTTACTTTTTTTGCCTCAACCTCATGTATTGCTCGTTTAGGCGGGAAACCGGTGTTTTGCGATGTAGATGAAGACACCTTTTGCATAGACATGAACGATGCCGAAAATCGAATTACAAAAAACACCATAGGGATATTGCCGGTACATTTATTTTTGCAAACTGCCGATATGGAAGCTTGTATGAATCTGGCAAAAAAACATAACTTAAAAGTGCTTGAAGATGCTGCGGAAGCATTCGGAATGCAAGATTTATACAAAGGCCAGTTAAAAACTTCCGGAACAATTGGTGATATAGGAATTTATTCTTTTTTTCCGACAAAAACGCTTGGCGGCTACGGTGATGGCGGCATGATTGTTACCAATAATGAAGAATACTATACAAAAGCAAAAAGTCTTCGCGTTCATGGAGCAACAAAAAAATACCATCACGATTATATCGGCTATAATTCCCGACTGGATAGTTTACAAGCCGCTATTTTAAACGTAAAACTGAACCACATCGATGACTCAATTCAAAAAAGAGCAAAACATGCACAGCAGTATCGCGAGCTACTCAACACTGTATCGCAGGTACAGCTTCCAAAGGTGAAAACAAAGGGAAAAGAAGTTTATTATGTGTTTAACCTACTGGCAGAAAAACGTGATGAACTTCAAAATTTCTTACAAGAAAAAGGCATTGGTACAACCGTATATTATCCTAAAAGTCTGCACGAGCAAGAATGTTTTAAGTATTTAGGCTATAAAAAAGGCGACTTCCCTGTTGCCGAAAAACTCTGTGCATCGGTTTTAGCTCTGCCGATGTATCCCGAATTAACCGAAGACGAAGTCAGCTACACCTGCGAGTGTATTAAGAAATTTTATCAGCGCTAATCAAGTTTTGGCGATATGCTAAGAGAGCATTTTTTTTGATATCTTCAATTAGTTTTTAATTCATTTAATATGAATCATAAAAAAATTTTAAAAAAGAGCTCGACACGGCACAAGGGCGAACTCTTGGAATTGCTGCCTTTGGTTCGCCTATGAGTTTTACCTGTTTACGCTGGAGTATCAGGTAAAACATCGTTTAAAATTTAGTAAGGGCGGGTAATTTACCATAGGAATGCTGAATTTCACGAGACTTCTGTTGATGCGCCAATTAAGCACCATAGTAGTTAATTACGGAATCTTATACTGATATGCGTTTAACCGAACATGAAAAAGCAGCAATCGTTGACTGAATTCTTAAACATTTTTCAGATCCTGAACAAATTATTCTCTTCGGTTCGCGCACCGATGATACCAAAAAAGGCGGAGACATTGATCTGCTTGTCTAAACTCAAGGCAGTGCTGAAAAATTATTCAATGAAAAAATTACCGCATTGGCTGCAATTCATGTAAAACTCGGAGAGTGGCGAATTGATATGATCACTTCAACGAGGTTTAACAATGAACGGCTTATTGCTCAAAATGCGTATAAACAGAGAATAGTCTTGTGGACGAGATAATGCTTAAAAGATAAGATGGAGTATGACGGCGTTATTGTTGAAAGAATTTCTCCGAAATATGTTTTTAAACTCGCATACAATAGTAAATACATTGATGCGATTGAAATTTGGATTAGCATGACAAATGACCGGAATTTAATGAGCCACACGTATGATTTTTTAAAATTAGCTGAAATTCTTACGGCAATAAAAAATCATTATTATCCCGAAATAAAAAAGTTGTACAGTAATTTTGCCCATGAGTTTTGATTTAACCGAAACACAAAAAAACATACTTATTGAAATTTTAAAAAAGCATATCAAAAAAGGTGAAATTATTATTTTCGGTTCGCGGGCAAAACAATCGAATACCGAGCACAGCGATGTTGATATTGCAATTCGTAACGGCGCTTTTCTCAAAGGATCTTCAATTTGCTCTTTATGTGATGAGCTTGATGAATCGGATTTTCCGTATTTAACCGATGTGCTTGAATATGAAAAACTGGAAAACCCTGCATTAAAAGAACATATTGACAGTGCGGGAAAAGTGTTGGTAGTGATTTAGATAAAAAGATTTGAAAAAGCTTTAAGGAAAGAATTATGGACAAACCATTTATTCATGAATCAAGTTATGTCGACGAGGGTGCCGAAATCGGCGAAGGCACAAAAATCTGGCATTTTACACATATCATGAGCGGCGCAAAAATCGGAAAGAAATGTTCCATCGGACAAAATGTCAATATTGCCGGCAGAGCTGTCGTTGGAAACGGAGTAAAAATCCAAAACAACGTTTCGCTATACGATGATGTTATTCTCGAGGATGATGTGTTTTGCGGCCCTTCCTGCGTGTTTACCAACGTCATAAATCCTCGCGCCTTTATTGAGCGCAAACATGAATACAAAAAAACCATTGTAAAAAAAGGCGCATCCATCGGTGCTAACGCTACAATTGTATGCGGTGTAACCATTGGGGAATACGCCCTTATCGGCGCTGGCAGCGTAGTAACAAAAGACGTTCCTCCCTATGCCCTTGTCTACGGCAACCCTGCGCAAGTGCATGGAAAGGTGAATGAATCGGGGGAGAAGGAGTGATGAAAGGTATAATTTTAGCAGGAGGAAGCGGTACACGACTTGCCCCCCTAACGACATCAGTTTCAAAACAAATATTACCCTTGTATGATAAACCGATGATTTATTATCCTTTATCAACTTTAATGCTTGCTCATATTAATGAGGTACTGATTATTTCAACTCCTCGTGATATAGAATTATTTAAAAGTTTGTTAGGTGATGGCAATTGGCTTGGGATGAAATTTGAATATGCTGTTCAAGACAAACCTCGAGGTCTTGCCGATGCTTTTATTATTGGTGAAAAGTTTATAGGGAATGACAGTTGTTCTTTGATATTGGGGGACAATGTATTTTATGGGAATGGTTTTAGCACAACTTTATTAAATGCAAAAAAAAATATAGAAGAAAATAAAGGCGCCCTTATTTTTGGTTATTATGTCAAAGAGCCTTCAGATTATGGTGTTGTAGAATTTGATTACTTAGGAAAAGCAATATCGATTGAAGAAAAGCCAGAAACACCTAAGTCAAATTATGCTGTACCTGGATTATATTTTTATGATAATGGAGTAATAGAGATTGCAAAAAATATAAAACCGTCTGCCCGGGGTGAAATTGAAATTACATCAGTAAATAATGTATATTTGCAAAATAAAAAATTAAGAGTTGAAAAACTCGGCAGAGGGATGGCATGGCTTGATACCGGCACTTTTAATGGCTTATTGGATGCAGCAAATTTTATAGCAACGATACAAGAACGACAAGGTTTATACGTGTCTTGTGTTGAAGAAATTGCTTATTTAAGAGGTTGGATTGATGTTTCTCAAATTTTCAAACTTTCAAAACAGTACAATAATGAATACGGAGCTTATTTGCGTCATATAGCAGAAATATATGGCGAATAAGGTTTTGCAATAAATTATTAAAATGATTGGAGAAAATAAGTATGATAAGTTTTAATATTCCACCTTATGTAGAAACTGCTCATCGCTATATTGAAAAGTCAATAGAAAATCATAAAATATGCGGTGATGGAGAATTCACAAAAAAATGTTCCAAATGGATGGAAGATAAATTTTCCGCATTAAAAGTATTGCTGACAACATCAGGGACATCCGCACTTGAGATGGCAGCTGTTTTGTGTGGCATACAGCAGGGAGATGAAGTAATTATGCCCTCTTTTACGTTCTGTTCTACTGCAAATGCCTTTGTACAACGAGGTGCAAAAATTGTATTTATTGATATTCGTCCTGACACCATGAATATAGACGAAAAACTTATTGAAGCAGCTATCACAAGCAAAACAAAGGCAATTGTCCCTGTCCATTATGCGGGTGTTTCATGTAACATGGATACAATTATGAAGATTGCAAAACAATATAATCTTTTTGTTGTAGAAGATTCGGCACAAGGAGTTATGTCTACTTATAATAATAAGGCACTCGGTACAATCGGAACATTCGGCTGTTATAGCTTTCACGAAACTAAAAATTATAGCATGGGAGAAGGTGGAGCCATTGTAATTAACGATAAAAATTATATTGAAAAAGCTGAAATTATACGAGAAAAAGGAACTAATCGGAGTCAGTTTTTGCGTGGGCAAATAGATAAATATACTTGGATTGAATATGGTTCGTCTTTTTTACCAAGCGAACTTAATGCTGCATATTTATGGTCGCAATTTGAAATAGCAGACGAAATCAATAACTGGCGGCTGGGAAATTGGACACAATATTATAAGGGTTTATTACCCTTGCAGCAACAAGGTTTTATTGATTTACCGACCGTGCCTTCCAATTGTATTCATAATGCGCATATGTTTTATATCAAAGTAAAAGATATAGAAGAAAGGACACAGTTGATTCAATATTTAAAAACCAAGGATGTCGGCGCAGTATTTCATTATGTTCCGTTGCATTCAGCACCTGCCGGCATAAAATATGGACGTTTCGAAGGAAGCGATACCTATACAACTAAAGAAAGTGAACGATTACTACGATTACCGATGTACTATGGACTAAAAAACTCGGACGTTGACTATGTTGTAGAACAGGTATATAAATTTTTTAGAAAATAGCGATGAAAGAAAAATTGGTCATTATCGGTGCAAATGATTTTCAAGCACAATTGATACGAAAAGCAAAGAAGCTTGGATATGAAACCCATGTTTTTGCCTGGGAAAAAGATGCTATAGGTAAAACAGATTCGGATTATTTTTATCCAATAAGTATTATAAATAAAGATGAAATACTATCCGAGTGTAAAAAAATAAAGCCTCAGGGTATTTGCTCTTTAGGCTCAGATCTTGCGAATATTACGGTTCAATACATAGCTCAAGAGCTAGGATTGGTTTCGAATTCGCCTTATTGTGTACTTGTATCTACAAATAAACATGAGATGAGGAAAGTCTTTGAAAAAAACAACGATCCTTCTCCACGTAGTATATTAGTAGATATGTCCGTTGATTTCAATTCTATTGATTTATCTTTTCCTGTAATTGTGAAACCGACTGATAGATCGGGTAGCAGAGGAATTACAAAAATTTTTTATCGTAAAGATTTAGGTAAAGCTATTCAGTTTTCTTGTCATGAATCATTTGAGAAGAAAGCACTTGTTGAAGAGTTTGCAGAAGGGAAAGAATACAGTGTAGAATATATTTCCTATAAAGGGCTCCATACTTTCATCGCACTTACCGAAAAATTTACAACAGGTCATCCACACTATATTGAATATGGTCATAAGCAACCGGCTTTATTAGAAAGTAAAAATTTAATAGAAATACAAAAAGTTGTTTCTAATGCTTTGACTCATTTAAATATAGAATATGGTGCATCACATACGGAAATAAAAATAGATGGAGATAATAATATTAAAATTATTGAGATAGGTTCTCGAGGAGGGGGAGATTGTATCGCATCTGATTTGGTTCCTCTTTCAACTGGTTATGATTATATGAAAATGATTATTGATATATCTTGCGGGAAAGTTCCGGATTTTAGCAAAGGCTCTCACTATAAGAATGCAATGATTAAATTTTTGCTTACACAAACTGACATTAAACAATTAAAAGAAGTTAAGAAAAAAGATAGCTTTATCCGTGAGTCTATTTTGCAAAAAAAAATCATTGGTAATGTACTAGATAGTAGTGGAAGATATGGTTACTATATTTTAGCAAAATAACACTCTATATTTAGAAGGAATTGATAGTATATTAGTAAAGGAATAAACAATGAAATCTATAATGATATTTGGTGCCGGTGGTTTGGTTGGTCAATACTTAGTTGATGATTTGTTTGAACATGGATATAAACTGTTTTGTGTTGAGCATAATAACTCTCATAAAGATAAGTATC contains these protein-coding regions:
- a CDS encoding nucleotidyltransferase family protein, producing MSFDLTETQKNILIEILKKHIKKGEIIIFGSRAKQSNTEHSDVDIAIRNGAFLKGSSICSLCDELDESDFPYLTDVLEYEKLENPALKEHIDSAGKVLVVI
- a CDS encoding acyltransferase, which codes for MDKPFIHESSYVDEGAEIGEGTKIWHFTHIMSGAKIGKKCSIGQNVNIAGRAVVGNGVKIQNNVSLYDDVILEDDVFCGPSCVFTNVINPRAFIERKHEYKKTIVKKGASIGANATIVCGVTIGEYALIGAGSVVTKDVPPYALVYGNPAQVHGKVNESGEKE
- a CDS encoding ATP-grasp domain-containing protein, with protein sequence MKEKLVIIGANDFQAQLIRKAKKLGYETHVFAWEKDAIGKTDSDYFYPISIINKDEILSECKKIKPQGICSLGSDLANITVQYIAQELGLVSNSPYCVLVSTNKHEMRKVFEKNNDPSPRSILVDMSVDFNSIDLSFPVIVKPTDRSGSRGITKIFYRKDLGKAIQFSCHESFEKKALVEEFAEGKEYSVEYISYKGLHTFIALTEKFTTGHPHYIEYGHKQPALLESKNLIEIQKVVSNALTHLNIEYGASHTEIKIDGDNNIKIIEIGSRGGGDCIASDLVPLSTGYDYMKMIIDISCGKVPDFSKGSHYKNAMIKFLLTQTDIKQLKEVKKKDSFIRESILQKKIIGNVLDSSGRYGYYILAK
- the rffA gene encoding dTDP-4-amino-4,6-dideoxygalactose transaminase yields the protein MISFNIPPYVETAHRYIEKSIENHKICGDGEFTKKCSKWMEDKFSALKVLLTTSGTSALEMAAVLCGIQQGDEVIMPSFTFCSTANAFVQRGAKIVFIDIRPDTMNIDEKLIEAAITSKTKAIVPVHYAGVSCNMDTIMKIAKQYNLFVVEDSAQGVMSTYNNKALGTIGTFGCYSFHETKNYSMGEGGAIVINDKNYIEKAEIIREKGTNRSQFLRGQIDKYTWIEYGSSFLPSELNAAYLWSQFEIADEINNWRLGNWTQYYKGLLPLQQQGFIDLPTVPSNCIHNAHMFYIKVKDIEERTQLIQYLKTKDVGAVFHYVPLHSAPAGIKYGRFEGSDTYTTKESERLLRLPMYYGLKNSDVDYVVEQVYKFFRK
- a CDS encoding Gfo/Idh/MocA family protein, encoding MKHSVALIGCGRISFKHIEAFVAMQDRVDLIAVCDPILERAQEKKAEYEKTAKGTVQIFADYKEMLDVCNPEIVTIATESGKHKEIAVYCLNHGTHVICEKPMALSTSDAQEMIATAKQNNKKLAVCFQNRFNAPVVKMREAYEKGRFGKILHGMIQIRWNRNEEYYQQAKWRGTWAQDGGTLMNQCTHGIDLLQWMMGEDAVRVQAQTRRFMRPIEAEDFGCAIVEFASGAVGIIEGTADVYPKNLNETISLFGTEGTVVIGGLAVNKMETWRFADAEKVGDTEEKVLNPNEKDPPTVYGFGHSALFKDFIDSIEQNREPLVSGEKGKKALEIILAIYKSQKTGLPVTLPCEFSTLDMKGVF
- the hepT gene encoding type VII toxin-antitoxin system HepT family RNase toxin, with the translated sequence MYDTPIIAEKLHSLDRCLSRIKEHVPVSIKSLEDDFDVQDIITLNLQRAVQISVDIASHVLSEGFNVQAKTMAELFFLLAEKKLIDEELAVKLAKAVGFRNIAVHEYDSINMTILYAIITNELDCFHTFTQIILAFLNA
- a CDS encoding DegT/DnrJ/EryC1/StrS family aminotransferase, with translation MNVPFYTSTREYQNYKQEFDSAISSVLETGDFILGKAVTELEQAVAKYCGVKYAVGVANGSDALVIASDILGFKDGAEVLTPVFTFFASTSCIARLGGKPVFCDVDEDTFCIDMNDAENRITKNTIGILPVHLFLQTADMEACMNLAKKHNLKVLEDAAEAFGMQDLYKGQLKTSGTIGDIGIYSFFPTKTLGGYGDGGMIVTNNEEYYTKAKSLRVHGATKKYHHDYIGYNSRLDSLQAAILNVKLNHIDDSIQKRAKHAQQYRELLNTVSQVQLPKVKTKGKEVYYVFNLLAEKRDELQNFLQEKGIGTTVYYPKSLHEQECFKYLGYKKGDFPVAEKLCASVLALPMYPELTEDEVSYTCECIKKFYQR
- the mntA gene encoding type VII toxin-antitoxin system MntA family adenylyltransferase antitoxin; its protein translation is MKDLIIQKLNRFFDKQETIILVLLYGSYARGSQTELSDVDLAVAARTDLSLDDFLTLRMELSLLFEKEIDLVDIRKIDGLLHYKVFTEGICIKKTENDGKSLLHKNIMTALFWYEDYYPLYLRSQKVILKKAFGSV
- the rfbA gene encoding glucose-1-phosphate thymidylyltransferase RfbA, coding for MKGIILAGGSGTRLAPLTTSVSKQILPLYDKPMIYYPLSTLMLAHINEVLIISTPRDIELFKSLLGDGNWLGMKFEYAVQDKPRGLADAFIIGEKFIGNDSCSLILGDNVFYGNGFSTTLLNAKKNIEENKGALIFGYYVKEPSDYGVVEFDYLGKAISIEEKPETPKSNYAVPGLYFYDNGVIEIAKNIKPSARGEIEITSVNNVYLQNKKLRVEKLGRGMAWLDTGTFNGLLDAANFIATIQERQGLYVSCVEEIAYLRGWIDVSQIFKLSKQYNNEYGAYLRHIAEIYGE